The following coding sequences are from one Culex quinquefasciatus strain JHB chromosome 1, VPISU_Cqui_1.0_pri_paternal, whole genome shotgun sequence window:
- the LOC6044611 gene encoding LOW QUALITY PROTEIN: inorganic pyrophosphatase (The sequence of the model RefSeq protein was modified relative to this genomic sequence to represent the inferred CDS: inserted 5 bases in 3 codons), with product MFSRTGAVLSLTRCFRHHQPSRSLSLVSSSTLTAHLATRSDLRQCQSRFHQQKRLVSTATTGSSFIKMTGVKKYQIVERGAPNSTDYRVFFKTEDGQSVSPLHDIPLYANDAKTVLNMVVEVPRWTNAKMEISLGEGLNPIKQDVKKGKLRFVANCFPHHGYIWNYGAFPQTWXNPDHLDPNTGCKGDNDPIDVLEIGSRVAKRGDVVQVKVLGTVALIDEGETDWKVISIDVNDPVADQLNDINDVEKVFXGLLKATVEWFKIYKIPDGKPENQFAFNGEAKDAAFANKVVEETHKFWLTLINKEIDGTSISCLNTTVEAXSLQVAADAAEEVLAKSSSGGTSEPRSDAIDKWHYITLK from the exons ATGTTCTCACGAACAGGGGCAGTCCTTTCTCTGACACGGTGTTTTCGCCACCACCAGCCGTCGAGGTCGCTCTCCCTGGTATCCAGTTCTACGCTGACAGCACACCTTGCCACACGATCCGATCTCCGCCAGTGTCAGAGCAGATTCCACCAGCAGAAGAGGCTAGTGAGCACCGCCACAACGGGAAGTAGCTTCATCAAGATGACCGGCGTCAAAAAGTACCAGATCGTCGAACGGGGTGCCCCGAATTCCACGGATTACCGGGTGTTCTTCA AAACCGAAGATGGCCAGTCGGTTTCGCCGCTGCACGACATTCCCCTGTACGCCAACGATGCCAAGACGGTGCTGAACATGGTGGTGGAGGTTCCCCGCTGGACCAACGCCAAGATGGAGATCAGCCTGGGCGAGGGCCTCAACCCGATCAAGCAGGACGTCAAGAAGGGCAAGCTGCGCTTCGTGGCCAACTGCTTCCCCCACCACGGGTACATCTGGAACTACGGCGCCTTCCCGCAGACCT GAAACCCGGACCATCTGGACCCGAACACCGGCTGCAAGGGCGACAACGATCCCATTGATGTGCTGGAGATTGGCTCGCGAGTGGCGAAGCGCGGGGACGTCGTGCAGGTCAAGGTGCTGGGGACGGTCGCGCTGATCGACGAGGGTGAAACCGACTGGAAGGTGATCTCGATCGACGTGAACGACCCGGTGGCGGACCAGCTGAACGACATCAACGACGTCGAGAAGGTGTT GGGCCTGCTGAAGGCCACCGTCGAGTGGTTCAAGATCTACAAGATCCCGGACGGCAAGCCGGAGAACCAGTTTGCGTTCAACGGTGAGGCGAAGGACGCCGCGTTCGCCAACAAGGTCGTCGAGGAGACGCACAAGTTCTGGCTGACGCTGATCAACAAGGAGATCGACGGGACGAGCATTTCTTG CCTCAACACCACGGTGGAGGC CTCCTTACAGGTGGCCGCGGACGCCGCCGAGGAAGTGCTGGCCAAGAGCTCCAGCGGCGGAACTTCCGAGCCGCGCAGCGATGCCA TCGACAAGTGGCACTACATCACGCTGAAGTAA